The Metabacillus schmidteae genome has a segment encoding these proteins:
- a CDS encoding ABC transporter substrate-binding protein produces MKKKVTASILSLVLGTSILAGCGGNEGGGAEDGKVTLELFSNKAESIDTYKGIIADFEKENPDIKIKLDAPPEAETVLKTRLTKNDLPDIMSIGGNATYGELGRAGVLHDFSDSELVKTIQPSYVDMIGRLVGSEEEGVFGLPYATNANTVIYNKQKFEELGLEVPKTWDEFVAILDKAKEAGEIPIYFTLKDAWTGMIAWNSLGANIAGEDFAEKKNAGETTFVKSYDEVADKISTLTKYGHKDNLGVAYGDGNNAFASGKGVMYIQGNWAIPEILKANPDIQLGTFAMPVTNDPAQNKLVSGVDVLLTMNEETEHKEEAMKFIEFMMNQDTSKRYIDEQKAFSAIEGVFQEDPVFEGIKTNFETGAITSFPDHYYPSGMGAENLVQEYLIEQKKDAFLKKLDSEWEKVQNR; encoded by the coding sequence ATGAAGAAAAAAGTAACAGCAAGTATCCTAAGTCTAGTTCTAGGAACATCTATTCTAGCTGGATGTGGGGGAAATGAGGGTGGAGGAGCTGAGGATGGAAAAGTAACATTAGAACTTTTCTCAAACAAGGCTGAAAGCATTGATACGTACAAAGGGATAATTGCCGATTTTGAAAAGGAAAATCCTGATATCAAAATTAAACTTGATGCCCCTCCAGAAGCTGAAACAGTATTGAAAACGAGATTAACGAAAAATGATTTACCTGACATTATGTCAATTGGTGGGAATGCAACTTATGGAGAATTAGGAAGAGCTGGAGTTTTACATGATTTCTCAGATTCCGAATTAGTGAAAACGATTCAACCTTCCTATGTTGATATGATCGGTCGCTTAGTTGGTTCTGAAGAAGAAGGAGTATTCGGACTTCCATATGCAACAAACGCGAACACTGTTATTTACAACAAGCAAAAGTTTGAAGAACTTGGTTTAGAGGTTCCAAAAACCTGGGATGAGTTTGTTGCCATTTTAGACAAGGCTAAAGAAGCTGGAGAAATTCCAATTTACTTTACTTTAAAAGATGCATGGACAGGCATGATCGCATGGAACTCACTAGGTGCAAATATTGCCGGTGAGGATTTTGCAGAAAAGAAAAATGCTGGTGAAACAACGTTTGTTAAGAGCTATGACGAAGTAGCTGATAAGATTTCAACACTAACTAAATATGGTCATAAAGACAATCTTGGTGTTGCGTACGGCGATGGAAATAACGCTTTTGCAAGTGGTAAAGGTGTTATGTATATCCAAGGTAACTGGGCAATTCCAGAAATTCTAAAAGCTAATCCGGATATTCAATTAGGTACCTTTGCAATGCCTGTAACGAATGATCCTGCTCAAAATAAACTTGTTTCAGGTGTAGATGTGTTATTAACAATGAATGAAGAAACAGAGCATAAGGAAGAAGCGATGAAATTTATTGAATTTATGATGAATCAAGATACTTCAAAACGTTATATCGATGAGCAAAAAGCATTCTCAGCTATTGAAGGTGTATTCCAAGAGGATCCTGTATTTGAAGGTATAAAAACAAATTTTGAAACAGGTGCAATTACGAGCTTCCCGGATCACTACTATCCATCAGGCATGGGGGCAGAAAACCTTGTTCAAGAGTACTTAATTGAACAAAAGAAAGATGCTTTCTTGAAAAAATTAGATAGTGAATGGGAAAAAGTTCAAAATCGTTAA
- a CDS encoding GTP cyclohydrolase II, which yields MIEAIKEVPLNTLKDKTKVVPYETGITYIVGPIHLPVQLDDETLFFKWYCWLNVEGEKDSSFEELLDRIQTLPLASQQQSSVLVYGDFETEESALIRMHSICHTGDIFGSKRCDCGYQLKQSLRMIKEHGAGALFYLANHEGRGIGLFSKALAYLLQEEGLDTVEANEQLGFADDARDYKDALRVLATLRQLPVTLITNNPLKLEALQQSGANVVGRIPLWGDVSDYNQRYLETKMEKAGHFRGGYMIE from the coding sequence ATGATTGAAGCAATAAAAGAAGTTCCTCTAAACACTTTAAAAGATAAAACAAAGGTAGTACCGTATGAAACGGGAATAACATACATAGTTGGCCCAATTCATTTGCCTGTTCAATTAGATGATGAAACATTATTCTTTAAATGGTATTGCTGGCTGAATGTAGAAGGGGAAAAAGATTCTTCTTTTGAGGAATTATTAGATAGAATACAAACTCTTCCATTAGCAAGTCAACAGCAATCGAGTGTACTAGTATACGGTGATTTTGAAACAGAAGAATCTGCCCTCATTCGAATGCACAGCATATGCCATACAGGTGATATATTTGGAAGTAAGAGATGTGATTGTGGATATCAATTAAAACAATCGCTAAGAATGATAAAAGAACATGGAGCGGGTGCGTTATTCTACCTGGCAAATCACGAAGGTAGGGGAATCGGTTTGTTTAGTAAGGCGCTTGCTTACCTTCTTCAAGAAGAAGGTTTGGATACTGTAGAAGCAAATGAGCAATTAGGGTTTGCTGATGATGCGAGAGACTATAAAGACGCGTTAAGAGTGTTAGCAACACTTAGACAGTTACCTGTTACATTAATTACAAATAACCCACTTAAGCTGGAGGCGCTTCAACAATCCGGCGCAAATGTTGTTGGTCGAATACCATTATGGGGAGATGTGTCAGACTATAATCAGCGCTACTTAGAAACAAAAATGGAGAAGGCCGGCCATTTCAGAGGAGGTTATATGATTGAGTGA
- the glpK gene encoding glycerol kinase GlpK, which yields MEKKYILSLDQGTTSTRAILFNKKGEIIEVAQREFPQYFPKPGWVEHNALEIWSSVLAVIAEVLAKKDISPKEIAGIGITNQRETAVVWDKESGKPIYNAIVWQSRQTADICERLKESGHEDLFRKKTGLLIDPYFSGTKVKWILDHVEGARQQANEGKLLFGTIDSWLIWKLSGGLKHVTDYTNASRTLMYNIYDLHWDDELLEILDVPKSMLPKVCSSSEVFAETIDYHFFGEAVPIAGVAGDQQAALFGQACYEEGMAKNTYGTGCFMLMNTGEKAVPSENGLLTTIAWGINGKVEYALEGSIFVAGSAIQWLRDGLRMIDNAPISEKYAEKVDSTDGVYVVPAFVGLGTPYWDSDARGAIFGLTRGTTKEHFIRATLESLAYQTKDVLKAMEADSGIELKKLRVDGGAVKNNMLMQFQSDILNVPVERPVINETTALGAAYLAGLAIGFWQNRDEIESQWKVDQSFEPEMKEIRRNELYDGWQKAVNATMGFKPSKN from the coding sequence ATGGAGAAGAAATATATATTGTCATTAGATCAAGGGACGACAAGTACTAGAGCTATTCTGTTTAATAAAAAAGGTGAAATTATTGAAGTAGCTCAGCGGGAATTTCCGCAATATTTTCCCAAGCCAGGTTGGGTAGAGCATAATGCCCTGGAAATATGGAGTTCTGTATTAGCGGTGATAGCAGAAGTACTAGCGAAAAAGGATATTTCACCTAAGGAAATAGCAGGTATCGGTATTACAAACCAACGTGAAACTGCTGTTGTTTGGGATAAGGAGTCAGGGAAGCCTATTTACAATGCGATTGTGTGGCAATCAAGACAAACAGCTGATATTTGTGAAAGGTTAAAGGAAAGCGGTCATGAAGATCTCTTTCGTAAGAAAACAGGATTATTAATAGATCCCTATTTTTCAGGAACAAAAGTAAAGTGGATCCTAGATCATGTCGAAGGTGCCAGACAACAAGCAAATGAAGGGAAATTACTTTTTGGGACAATTGATTCCTGGTTAATTTGGAAGCTATCAGGCGGCTTAAAACATGTGACAGATTATACAAATGCATCAAGAACCCTTATGTATAATATTTATGATCTACATTGGGATGATGAGTTACTGGAAATTTTAGATGTTCCAAAATCAATGTTACCTAAAGTGTGCTCTTCTTCAGAAGTATTTGCAGAAACGATTGATTATCATTTCTTTGGAGAAGCAGTCCCAATTGCAGGAGTAGCAGGGGATCAACAGGCTGCTTTATTTGGACAGGCATGTTATGAGGAAGGAATGGCAAAAAACACGTACGGAACAGGCTGCTTTATGTTAATGAATACAGGTGAGAAGGCTGTACCATCAGAGAATGGATTATTAACAACTATTGCTTGGGGAATTAATGGGAAAGTTGAATATGCGCTTGAGGGTAGTATTTTTGTCGCAGGCTCTGCAATTCAATGGCTGCGTGATGGATTAAGAATGATTGATAACGCTCCTATATCTGAAAAATATGCAGAAAAAGTAGATTCAACAGATGGGGTATATGTTGTACCGGCATTCGTAGGACTAGGTACCCCGTATTGGGATAGTGATGCAAGAGGTGCTATTTTTGGTTTAACGCGTGGGACAACAAAAGAGCATTTTATTCGAGCTACCCTTGAATCTCTAGCTTATCAAACAAAAGATGTGTTAAAAGCAATGGAGGCAGATTCCGGAATCGAGCTTAAAAAGCTTCGTGTTGACGGTGGAGCTGTAAAAAATAATATGCTCATGCAGTTTCAAAGTGATATTTTAAATGTTCCTGTTGAGCGTCCTGTTATTAATGAAACAACTGCATTAGGTGCCGCTTATTTAGCTGGCTTGGCCATAGGATTTTGGCAGAATCGTGATGAAATTGAGTCTCAGTGGAAGGTGGACCAATCATTTGAACCTGAAATGAAAGAAATCCGAAGAAATGAGCTTTATGATGGATGGCAAAAAGCAGTGAACGCTACAATGGGTTTCAAACCGAGTAAAAATTAA
- a CDS encoding glycoside hydrolase family 13 protein, producing the protein MEKTWWKESIIYQIYPRSFNDSNGDGIGDLKGITEKLDYLKDLGIDVIWLSPVYKSPNDDNGYDISDYQNIMDEFGTMQDWEELLDQVHQRGMKLIMDLVVNHSSDEHAWFAESRKSKDSPYRDYYIWRPGKEGKEPNNWESVFSGSAWKYDEATDEYFLHLFSKKQPDLNWESQKLREEVYNMMTWWLDKGIDGFRMDVINFISKVPGLPDAPNPEGKTYAPGGQYFMNGPRIHEFLQEMNQQVLSKYDIITVGEMPGASVEDAKLYTGHEREELNMVFTFEHMDLDSGPKGKWDLKKLNLLDLKENISKWQTGLNGVGWNSLYLNNHDQPRMVSRFGNDQEYRVESAKMLVTFLHMLQGTPYVYQGEEIGMTNVRFDSIDDYKDIEILNMYNEKVIQGNEDPAKVMESIYVKGRDNARTPFQWDDSENAGFTTGEPWLKLNPNYTEINAKQAVQDPDSIYHYYRKIIALRKAHPIIVYGDYELILPEHETIFAYTRTYEGEKLLVITNFSSDEAQFTLPANVTMPSVELLISNYDVEETEEISSINLKPYEARVYKSK; encoded by the coding sequence TTGGAAAAAACATGGTGGAAAGAAAGTATCATATATCAGATTTATCCACGAAGCTTTAATGATAGTAATGGTGATGGAATCGGGGATTTAAAAGGGATTACCGAAAAACTTGATTACCTAAAGGATTTGGGGATAGATGTCATCTGGCTTTCTCCAGTCTATAAGTCACCTAATGATGACAATGGTTATGATATAAGTGATTATCAAAATATTATGGATGAATTCGGAACAATGCAAGATTGGGAAGAGCTTTTAGATCAGGTTCATCAGCGTGGAATGAAATTAATTATGGACTTGGTTGTTAATCATTCATCAGATGAGCATGCTTGGTTTGCTGAATCGAGAAAATCCAAGGATAGCCCATATCGTGACTATTATATTTGGCGTCCTGGTAAGGAAGGGAAAGAACCAAATAATTGGGAGTCTGTTTTTAGTGGATCTGCTTGGAAATATGATGAAGCAACAGATGAGTATTTCCTACATCTTTTTAGTAAGAAACAGCCAGATCTTAACTGGGAGAGTCAAAAGTTACGTGAAGAAGTTTACAACATGATGACTTGGTGGCTTGATAAAGGAATCGATGGCTTCCGGATGGATGTTATTAATTTTATCTCCAAGGTACCTGGTTTACCGGATGCACCAAATCCTGAAGGTAAGACATACGCTCCAGGTGGTCAATATTTTATGAATGGACCACGGATTCACGAGTTTTTACAGGAAATGAATCAACAGGTGCTTTCAAAATATGACATTATTACCGTTGGTGAAATGCCTGGTGCATCTGTAGAGGATGCAAAGCTGTATACAGGGCATGAGCGCGAAGAATTAAATATGGTTTTCACCTTCGAACATATGGATCTTGATTCAGGTCCAAAAGGAAAATGGGATTTAAAGAAGCTGAATCTTCTAGATTTAAAAGAGAATATCTCAAAATGGCAAACTGGTCTTAACGGAGTAGGTTGGAACAGCTTGTACTTAAATAATCATGATCAACCCCGTATGGTTTCAAGATTTGGTAATGATCAGGAATACCGCGTGGAATCGGCAAAAATGCTTGTAACTTTTCTTCATATGCTTCAAGGAACACCATATGTGTATCAAGGTGAAGAAATCGGCATGACTAATGTTCGTTTTGATTCAATTGATGATTACAAAGATATCGAAATCTTGAATATGTACAATGAAAAGGTCATCCAAGGAAATGAGGATCCTGCAAAGGTAATGGAATCCATTTATGTAAAGGGTCGGGATAATGCAAGAACACCATTCCAATGGGATGATAGTGAAAATGCAGGATTTACGACCGGTGAACCTTGGCTTAAACTGAATCCGAATTACACAGAAATCAATGCAAAGCAAGCTGTCCAGGATCCAGATTCTATTTATCATTATTACAGAAAAATCATTGCTTTACGGAAGGCACACCCTATTATTGTGTACGGTGATTACGAACTAATCTTACCTGAACATGAAACAATCTTTGCTTATACAAGAACATATGAAGGTGAAAAGCTATTAGTAATAACAAACTTTAGTAGTGATGAAGCTCAATTCACACTCCCTGCAAACGTAACGATGCCATCAGTTGAACTGTTAATAAGTAATTATGATGTAGAAGAAACGGAAGAAATCTCATCAATTAACTTGAAACCCTATGAGGCAAGAGTTTATAAAAGCAAATAA
- a CDS encoding glycoside hydrolase family 13 protein gives MHKKWWKEAVVYQIYWRSFYDSDGDGYGDLQGVLSKLDYIKKLGIDVIWLNPFYESPDRDNGYDISNYYGIMEKAGDIEIFEKLIKEIHNRGLKVIMDLVVNHTSDQHPWFIESKSSRNNPKRDWYIWHDSKNGQAPNNWRSYFAPSSWEYDEQTDQYYFHSFAVEQPDLNWENPELRQEIYKMMRYWLDKGIDGFRMDVINLLAKQEGFPDAKEPSNISYLGNNPGIHDYLQEMYREVLQQYDVMTVGEIPFVTPEDGLLYVGEDRNELNTLFHFEVADDMPTWDMLRYKEIQNRWYQGLKGKGWNSQFLNNHDHTRQVTRYGNDQEFRVESAKLLATMIHTLPGTPYIYQGEEIGMTGVRFETIHDYNDIAMKNKYKEEVEKGRDPQEVFESLLLLSRDNSRTPMQWNDKSQAGFTSGKPWIRVNPNYKEINVESALNDPKSVFFYYQKLISLRKQHDVMVYGDFIDLSPGDEQLYVYTRSNNETTWLIVLNHSDHVVEYHLPEDFKEKERKIIIGNYDNPDVEQGNILKLQPHEARVYDLLT, from the coding sequence ATGCATAAAAAATGGTGGAAGGAAGCTGTCGTTTATCAAATCTATTGGCGCAGCTTTTACGATTCTGATGGTGATGGATATGGTGATTTACAAGGAGTGCTAAGCAAATTAGATTACATCAAAAAGCTTGGAATTGATGTCATTTGGTTAAATCCATTTTATGAATCTCCGGATCGGGATAATGGCTATGATATATCAAATTATTATGGAATTATGGAAAAAGCAGGAGATATAGAAATATTCGAGAAGTTAATCAAAGAAATTCACAACCGCGGTCTAAAAGTTATTATGGATTTAGTTGTAAATCATACATCTGATCAGCACCCTTGGTTCATTGAATCGAAGTCTTCTAGAAATAACCCAAAGCGTGATTGGTATATTTGGCATGATTCAAAAAATGGACAAGCACCTAATAATTGGAGATCATACTTTGCTCCATCCTCATGGGAATATGATGAACAAACGGATCAATACTACTTCCATTCGTTTGCAGTTGAGCAGCCTGATTTAAATTGGGAAAATCCTGAGCTCCGTCAGGAAATCTACAAGATGATGCGTTATTGGCTTGATAAAGGTATAGACGGATTTCGAATGGACGTTATCAACCTCTTAGCAAAACAAGAAGGCTTTCCAGATGCAAAAGAACCATCCAACATAAGCTACCTTGGAAATAATCCGGGTATACATGACTACCTTCAGGAGATGTATCGTGAGGTCCTGCAACAGTACGATGTTATGACTGTTGGAGAAATTCCTTTTGTCACTCCTGAAGATGGGCTTTTGTATGTTGGAGAAGATCGAAATGAGTTAAATACGTTATTTCATTTTGAAGTAGCAGATGATATGCCAACATGGGATATGCTCAGGTATAAAGAAATTCAAAACCGTTGGTATCAAGGTTTAAAGGGAAAAGGCTGGAATTCTCAATTTCTCAATAACCATGATCATACAAGACAGGTGACTCGATATGGAAATGATCAAGAGTTTCGGGTTGAATCAGCAAAACTATTAGCCACAATGATTCATACTCTTCCGGGAACACCATATATATACCAAGGGGAAGAGATTGGAATGACAGGTGTTCGCTTTGAAACGATTCATGATTATAATGATATTGCGATGAAAAATAAGTATAAGGAAGAAGTTGAAAAAGGCAGGGATCCACAGGAAGTATTTGAAAGCCTCTTATTATTGAGCAGGGATAATTCAAGGACACCTATGCAATGGAATGATAAGAGTCAGGCTGGTTTTACTAGTGGAAAGCCTTGGATAAGGGTGAATCCTAATTATAAAGAAATAAATGTTGAATCAGCTTTAAACGATCCAAAGTCAGTTTTCTTTTATTATCAAAAACTTATCTCATTAAGAAAACAACATGATGTTATGGTATATGGAGATTTTATCGATTTATCTCCGGGGGATGAACAATTATATGTTTATACACGTTCAAACAATGAAACAACTTGGCTTATTGTGTTGAATCATTCCGATCATGTAGTTGAATATCATTTACCTGAAGATTTCAAAGAAAAAGAGCGAAAAATCATTATCGGAAACTATGATAATCCAGACGTGGAACAAGGTAATATATTAAAATTACAGCCTCATGAGGCAAGAGTTTATGATCTATTAACATAA
- a CDS encoding thioredoxin family protein, whose translation MEQIKTDNQFQELISREEPVVVKFVTDWCPDCKRMDMFLPTVFEEVGDIPMFEIDKDEFPEIAEKNNVMGIPSLLVFKKGEKLAHLHSANAKTPDQVIEFLSESVK comes from the coding sequence ATGGAACAGATAAAAACAGACAATCAATTTCAAGAACTTATTAGCAGGGAAGAGCCTGTAGTCGTAAAATTCGTCACTGACTGGTGTCCTGACTGCAAGCGCATGGATATGTTTTTGCCAACTGTTTTCGAAGAGGTTGGGGACATACCTATGTTTGAAATTGACAAAGACGAGTTTCCGGAAATTGCAGAAAAAAACAATGTTATGGGAATTCCAAGCTTGCTAGTATTTAAAAAAGGCGAGAAGCTTGCCCATTTACATAGTGCGAATGCGAAAACTCCTGATCAAGTCATTGAGTTTTTGTCAGAATCAGTTAAATAA
- a CDS encoding carbohydrate ABC transporter permease, protein MNKKNYVYMIIAIPAFILFFIFHTYPALQGIFYSFTDWKGYGNWDFVGLKNYLNVFKDERALDAYGFTFKFAIISTILVNIFSLLVAMGLNSKIKFQKTLRAIYFLPYILSILIVGFIFNFIFTHFLPGIGESFGIEFLSKNILGDPKLAWLGIVLVAVWQSVAFNTILYLAGLVTISEDLYEAASIDGAGIWRKFWNITFPLIAPFFTINMVLAMKNFLMVFDQIVALTGGGPGTSTESISLLIYRGGFEGGEFAYQSANAVIYFIVIVVISIIQLKFLEKREAES, encoded by the coding sequence ATGAATAAGAAAAATTATGTGTATATGATAATAGCAATTCCTGCGTTTATCCTTTTCTTCATCTTCCATACGTATCCTGCCCTTCAAGGGATATTCTATAGCTTTACTGATTGGAAAGGGTATGGGAATTGGGATTTCGTTGGGTTAAAGAATTACTTAAATGTTTTTAAGGATGAACGTGCTTTAGATGCATATGGATTTACATTCAAATTTGCCATTATTTCTACAATCTTGGTTAACATTTTCAGCTTACTTGTCGCAATGGGACTTAATTCAAAGATTAAATTTCAGAAGACTCTTCGTGCGATTTATTTTTTACCATACATTCTAAGTATTTTAATTGTAGGGTTCATTTTTAATTTTATTTTCACGCATTTCCTTCCAGGCATTGGAGAAAGCTTCGGAATAGAGTTTCTTTCGAAAAATATTCTAGGAGATCCAAAACTGGCATGGTTAGGTATCGTTCTTGTCGCTGTTTGGCAGTCAGTAGCCTTTAATACGATTCTATATTTAGCGGGGTTAGTGACAATTTCAGAAGATTTATATGAGGCAGCAAGTATTGATGGTGCAGGGATATGGAGAAAGTTCTGGAACATTACCTTCCCGCTTATCGCTCCTTTCTTTACAATCAATATGGTATTGGCAATGAAAAACTTTTTAATGGTGTTTGATCAAATCGTTGCATTGACTGGTGGGGGACCTGGAACATCAACAGAATCAATTTCGTTACTTATTTATCGAGGTGGTTTTGAAGGCGGAGAGTTTGCCTATCAATCAGCAAATGCAGTTATTTACTTTATTGTCATTGTTGTCATTTCGATTATTCAATTGAAATTCTTAGAAAAACGAGAGGCGGAAAGCTAA
- a CDS encoding carbohydrate ABC transporter permease — protein MNKRTNWPVTTLLIVGTLLILLPLYLTITIAFKTPQEMAGNLLALPKSWSLDNFTQAIEMTNFFQALGNTVFVTVFVVIFTVLTNSLVAYAIARNMHKKAYKFLFYYFVSAMFIPFPIIMLPIVKQTAAWGMDNLVGLIILYVVFNLSFNTFIYVGYIRSIPKELEEAAIIDGASTWGVFWRVIFPLLAPMNATVAIITCLGAWNDFMLPLVMLSDREMATLPLVQYIFQSQFSTDYNLAFASYLMALAPMIIVYIFAQKWIISGVMKGSIK, from the coding sequence ATTAACAAAAGAACAAACTGGCCTGTTACCACTCTCTTAATTGTTGGTACATTACTGATATTATTACCATTGTATTTAACGATTACCATTGCTTTTAAAACTCCACAGGAGATGGCAGGAAATTTATTAGCCCTTCCAAAATCCTGGTCTTTAGATAACTTTACACAAGCAATTGAAATGACTAATTTCTTCCAGGCCCTTGGTAATACAGTGTTTGTGACAGTATTCGTTGTGATATTTACAGTGTTAACAAACTCGTTAGTAGCCTATGCTATTGCAAGAAATATGCACAAAAAAGCTTATAAGTTTCTATTTTATTATTTTGTGAGTGCTATGTTTATCCCATTTCCAATCATCATGTTACCGATCGTTAAGCAAACAGCTGCTTGGGGAATGGATAACCTTGTAGGATTAATCATTTTATACGTTGTGTTCAATTTATCTTTTAATACGTTTATTTACGTAGGTTATATTCGCTCGATTCCAAAAGAGTTGGAAGAAGCCGCAATCATAGATGGAGCAAGCACATGGGGTGTTTTCTGGAGAGTTATTTTCCCATTGCTGGCACCGATGAATGCAACGGTTGCCATTATTACTTGTTTAGGTGCATGGAATGACTTTATGCTGCCTTTAGTTATGCTAAGTGACCGGGAAATGGCGACATTACCGTTAGTACAATACATTTTCCAATCACAATTTAGTACAGATTATAACTTAGCATTTGCATCGTATTTAATGGCTTTAGCCCCGATGATTATTGTGTATATTTTTGCACAGAAATGGATTATTAGCGGAGTAATGAAAGGTTCTATCAAGTAA
- a CDS encoding LacI family DNA-binding transcriptional regulator — protein MSYTIKDVARHANVSIATVSRIINNQVGYSEKTKKRVLAAIEELGYQPNAVARGLINKRTHTIGVLFPKLSSTLVTDLLSGIEKATHEAGSSVIVCHTESNGEKTMKYLQLLNEKRIDGIIFTSAPLYEEYYEYIKKMNVPMVLLSTETYSFPVPYVKVNDRHAAYTATQYLISKGHKKIGMLCGNVEDAVSGKPRFDGFKSALKDHNLPFDDNNVVFNKAFTFHDGAESLKILLKQVPDLTAVFAASDEMAIGAISSAYELGIKVPEELSIIGYDNLSIADMSTPPLTTVAQPLTEMGEMAAKMLFELLDSDQTVESRIMPHKIVERKSVLKKEE, from the coding sequence ATGTCTTATACCATCAAAGATGTTGCAAGGCATGCTAATGTGTCAATTGCAACTGTATCAAGAATTATAAATAATCAAGTCGGTTATTCTGAAAAAACGAAAAAAAGAGTACTTGCTGCGATAGAAGAGTTGGGTTATCAACCGAATGCTGTTGCAAGAGGTCTTATTAACAAACGCACACATACAATTGGAGTTCTTTTTCCAAAGCTATCAAGTACACTTGTTACTGATCTTCTAAGCGGTATTGAAAAAGCAACACATGAAGCTGGTTCAAGTGTCATTGTTTGTCATACAGAGTCAAATGGTGAGAAAACAATGAAGTACTTGCAGTTGTTAAATGAAAAGCGGATTGATGGGATTATCTTCACTAGTGCTCCCTTGTATGAGGAATACTATGAATATATAAAGAAAATGAATGTGCCAATGGTATTATTGTCGACCGAAACATATTCATTTCCAGTACCGTATGTTAAAGTGAACGACCGACATGCAGCATATACAGCAACTCAATATTTAATTAGTAAAGGCCATAAAAAAATTGGGATGCTATGTGGGAATGTTGAAGATGCCGTGTCAGGCAAGCCTAGGTTCGACGGATTTAAGAGTGCTTTAAAGGATCATAATCTACCATTCGATGACAATAATGTGGTATTTAATAAGGCATTTACCTTTCATGATGGCGCAGAAAGCTTAAAAATTTTATTAAAACAGGTACCCGATCTTACAGCAGTTTTTGCTGCAAGTGATGAAATGGCGATTGGAGCTATTTCTTCTGCTTATGAGCTTGGGATAAAGGTTCCTGAAGAGCTATCGATTATAGGCTATGATAATTTGAGTATTGCAGATATGTCTACACCACCATTAACAACTGTTGCACAGCCTTTAACGGAAATGGGAGAGATGGCAGCCAAGATGCTATTCGAGTTACTTGATTCTGATCAAACAGTTGAAAGTAGGATCATGCCACATAAAATTGTTGAAAGAAAGAGTGTACTTAAAAAGGAGGAATAA